A genomic segment from Aegilops tauschii subsp. strangulata cultivar AL8/78 chromosome 1, Aet v6.0, whole genome shotgun sequence encodes:
- the LOC109750776 gene encoding probable xyloglucan glycosyltransferase 7 — translation MAPSFWGREARLSDGGGGTPVVVKMENPNWSISEMEQEAVPGSPAGLAAGKAGRGKNARQITWVLLLKAHRAAGRLTGAASAALAVAAAARRRVAAGRTDGDAAPGESTALRARFYGCLRLFVVLSMLLLAVEVAAYLQGWHLQMPEMPEMPGQLAMDGLLAVDGLAAAAYAGWMRVRLQYIAPPLQFLTNSCVVLFMIQSVDRLVLCLGCLWIKLRGIKPVPIAADKDDVEAGDEDFPMVLVQMPMCNEREVYQQSIGAICALDWPRSNFLVQVLDDSDDATTSALIKEEVEKWQREGVRIVYRHRVIRDGYKAGNLKSAMNCSYVKDYEYVVIFDADFQPQADFLKRAMPHFKGKDDVGLVQARWSFVNNDENLLTRLQNINLCFHFEVEQQVNGAFLNFFGFNGTAGVWRIKALEDSGGWMERTTVEDMDIAVRAHLKGWKFLYLNDVECQCELPESYEAYRKQQHRWHSGPMQLFRLCFVDIIKSKIGFWKKCNLIFLFFLLRKLILPFYSFTLFCVILPMTMFVPEAELPAWVVCYIPATMSIMSILPSPKSFPFIVPYLLFENTMSVTKFNAMISGLFQLGSAYEWVVTKKSGRSSEGDLVALVEKHTVQQQQRVGSAPDLAGLAAKDSSLPKKDAPKKKQKHNRIYRKELALSFLLLTAAARSVLSAQGIHFYFLLFQGVSFLVMGLDLIGEQVE, via the exons ATGGCGCCGTCGTTCTGGGGGAGGGAGGCGAGGCTGAGCGACGGGGGCGGCGGGACGCCGGTGGTGGTCAAGATGGAGAACCCCAACTGGTCGATTTCGGAGATGGAGCAGGAGGCGGTGCCGGGGTCGCCGGCGGGGCTGGCGGCCGGCAAGGCCGGGCGCGGCAAGAACGCGCGCCAGATCACCTGGGTGCTGCTCCTCAAGGCGCACCGCGCGGCGGGGCGCCTCAcgggggcggcctccgcggcgctcgccgtcgccgccgccgcgcgccggcGGGTGGCGGCCGGACGGACGGACGGGGACGCCGCGCCCGGGGAGAGCACGGCCCTGCGCGCGCGCTTCTACGGCTGCCTCAGGCTCTTCGTTGTGCTCTCCATGCTGCTGCTCGCCGTCGAGGTGGCCGCCTACCTCCAGGGCTGGCACCTCCAGATGCCCGAGATGCCCGAGATGCCGGGCCAGCTCGCCATGGACGGCCTCCTCGCCGTCGACgggctcgccgccgccgcctacgCCGGCTGGATGCGCGTCCGCCTCCAGTACATCGCGCCGCCGCTGCAGTTCCTCACCAACTCCTGCGTCGTGCTCTTCATGATCCAGAGCGTCGACCGCCTCGTCCTCTGCCTCGGCTGCCTCTGGATCAAGCTCCGGGGCATCAAGCCCGTGCCCATCGCCGCCGACAAGGACGACGTCGAGGCCGGCGACGAGGACTTCCCCATGGTCCTCGTGCAGATGCCCATGTGCAACGAGCGAGAG GTCTACCAGCAATCCATTGGCGCAATTTGCGCTCTCGACTGGCCAAGGTCAAATTTCTTGGTGCAGGTGCTGGACGACTCCGATGATGCTACCACCTCGGCGCTCATCAAGGAGGAGGTTGAGAAATGGCAGCGGGAGGGCGTGCGCATAGTATACAGGCACCGGGTGATCCGGGACGGATACAAGGCTGGAAACCTCAAATCAGCAATGAACTGCAGCTATGTGAAAGACTATGAATACGTTGTCATCTTCGATGCCGATTTCCAGCCACAGGCGGATTTCCTGAAGCGCGCCATGCCCCATTTCAAG GGGAAGGACGATGTTGGGTTGGTTCAGGCAAGATGGTCTTTCGTGAACAACGATGAGAACCTGTTGACTAGATTACAGAACATAAACCTGTGCTTCCACTTCGAGGTGGAGCAGCAAGTGAATGGAGCGTTTCTCAACTTCTTCGGGTTCAATGGGACTGCTGGAGTGTGGAGAATCAAGGCTCTTGAGGACTCCGGTGGCTGGATGGAGAGGACAACGGTGGAGGACATGGACATTGCTGTCCGAGCACATCTCAAGGGGTGGAAGTTCCTCTACCTGAATGATGTTGAG TGCCAATGTGAGTTGCCAGAATCATATGAAGCATACAGAAAGCAGCAGCACAGGTGGCACTCAGGCCCCATGCAGCTGTTTAGACTCTGCTTTGTGGACATTATAAAATCCAAG ATTGGGTTCTGGAAGAAGTGCAACCTGATATTCCTATTCTTCCTCCTCCGCAAGCTCATCCTGCCCTTCTACTCATTCACCCTCTTCTGCGTGATCCTCCCCATGACAATGTTCGTTCCCGAGGCCGAGCTTCCCGCATGGGTGGTATGCTACATTCCGGCGACAATGTCCATCATGAGCATCCTGCCATCCCCAAAGTCCTTCCCGTTCATCGTCCCATACCTCCTCTTCGAGAACACCATGTCGGTGACCAAGTTCAACGCCATGATCTCCGGGCTGTTCCAGCTCGGGAGCGCCTACGAGTGGGTGGTCACCAAGAAGTCGGGCCGGTCCTCCGAGGGCGACCTCGTGGCCCTCGTCGAGAAGCACAccgtgcagcagcagcagagggTCGGGTCGGCCCCGGACCTCGCCGGGCTGGCGGCCAAGGACTCGTCGCTCCCCAAGAAGGAcgcccccaagaagaagcagaagcaCAACAGGATCTACCGGAAGGAGCTGGCGCTGTCGTTCCTCCTGctgacggcggcggcgcgcagcGTGCTGTCGGCGCAGGGCATCCACTTCTACTTCCTCCTGTTCCAGGGCGTCTCCTTCCTCGTCATGGGCCTCGACCTGATCGGCGAGCAAGTGGAGTGA